In one Trichosurus vulpecula isolate mTriVul1 chromosome 8, mTriVul1.pri, whole genome shotgun sequence genomic region, the following are encoded:
- the TMEM251 gene encoding transmembrane protein 251 isoform X3, with product MMNFRQRMGWIGVGLYLLASAAAIYYVFEINETYNRLALEHVQQHPKEPQEGTTWTHSLKARLLSLPFWLWTIIFLIPYLQMFLFLYSCTRADPKTVGYCIIPICLAIICNRHQTFVKASNQISRLQLIDT from the coding sequence ATGATGAACTTCCGCCAGAGGatgggatggattggagtggggctGTATCTGTTAGCAAGTGCAGCTGCAATTTACTATGTTTTTGAAATCAATGAAACTTACAACAGACTAGCATTGGAACACGTTCAGCAACATCCAAAAGAGCCACAAGAAGGAACCACATGGACACATTCCTTGAAAGCTCGACTACTTTCTCTGCCTTTTTGGCTATGGACGATTATTTTTCTAATCCCATACTTACAGATGTTTTTGTTCCTTTATTCTTGCACAAGAGCTGACCCCAAAACTGTGGGCTATTGTATCATTCCTATATGCCTGGCAATTATTTGCAATCGCCACCAAACTTTTGTCAAAGCTTCTAATCAGATCAGCAGATTGCAACTGATTGATACATAA